Proteins co-encoded in one Zalophus californianus isolate mZalCal1 chromosome 9, mZalCal1.pri.v2, whole genome shotgun sequence genomic window:
- the HMGXB4 gene encoding HMG domain-containing protein 4 isoform X1 produces MAYDDSVKKEDCFDGDHSSEDTGLAAGRSQREKKRSYKDFLREEEEIAAQVRNSSKKKLKDSELYFLGTDTHKKKRKHSSDDYYYGDLSSLESSQKKKKKSGPQSTDTAMDLLKAITSPLATGSKPSKKTGEKSSSSSSHSESKKEHHRKKVSGSSGELSLEDGGSHKSKKMKPLYVNTETLTLREPDGLKMKLILSPKEKGSSSVDEEPFQYPSQQATVKKSSKKSARDEQGALFLGHELQSFLKTARKKHKSSSDPHSSPGPEACGADGSQFPESHSANLDLSGLEPILVESDSSSGGELEAGELVIDDSYREVKKKKKSKKSKKKKDKEKHKEKRHSKSKRSSGLAAAAVGEVAVAPGPPPSVPHTGAAAPAQPLPSLHTDGHSEKKKKKEEKDRERDRGEKPKKKNMSAYQVFCKEYRVTIVADHPGIDFGELSKKLAEVWKQLPEKDKLIWKQKAQYLQHKQNKAEATTVKRKASCSEVPVKVKASSAGVLSPQKKSPPTTLLLPSSPAKAPETEPIDVAAHLQLLGESLSLIGHRLQETEGMVAVSGSLSVLLDSIICALGPLACLTTQLPELNGCPKQVLSNTLDNIAYIMPGL; encoded by the exons ATGGCTTATGATGACTCCGTGAAGAAAGAAG ATTGCTTTGATGGTGATCACAGCTCTGAGGATACAGGACTAGCCGCTGGCCGAAGCCAACGAGAAAAGAAACGTTCTTACAAAGATTTTttaagggaagaggaagaaatcgCTGCTCAGGTCAGAAATTCTTCCAAGAAGAAGTTAAAG GATAGTGAGCTTTATTTCTTGGGGACGGACACGCACAAGAAGAAGAGGAAGCACTCCTCTGATGATTACTACTATGGAG ACCTTTCGTCTTTGGAATcgtcacagaagaaaaagaaaaagtccggCCCGCAGTCTACCGATACAGCCATGGACCTGTTGAAAGCCATCACTTCCCCATTGGCCACAGGCTCCAAGCCCTCCAAAAAGACGGGGGAGAAATCCTCTAGTTCTTCAAGTCATTCAGAGAGTAAAAAGGAACACCACAGGAAGAAAGTAAGCGGAAGCAGTGGGGAGCTGTCCCTGGAGGATGGTGGTTCCCACaaatcaaaaaaaatgaaaccgcTCTATGTGAATACGGAGACACTGACCCTCCGCGAGCCCGATGGCTTAAAGATGAAACTGATTCTCTCACCAAAGGAGAAGGGAAGCAGCTCGGTTGATGAGGAGCCTTTTCAGTACCCCTCTCAGCAAGCGACTGTGAAAAAATCCTCTAAGAAATCAGCTCGGGATGAGCAAGGTGCTTTATTCCTAGGTCACGAGTTACAGAGCTTTCTGAAAACAGCCCGGAAGAAGCACAAGTCCTCCTCAGACCCACATTCCTCTCCCGGCCCCGAAGCCTGTGGGGCGGATGGCTCCCAGTTCCCAGAATCCCACAGTGCTAACCTTGATCTTTCAGGACTTGAACCTATTCTAGTAGAATCGGACTCGTCCTCTGGTGGGGAGCTAGAGGCTGGGGAGTTAGTCATCGACGACTCTTACCGGGaagtcaagaagaaaaagaagtccaagaagagcaaaaagaagaagGACAAGGAGAAGCATAAAGAGAAGCGGCACTCCAAGTCCAAGAGAAGTTCAGGCCTTGCAGCTGCCGCCGTGGGGGAAGTCGCGGTGGCACCTGGCCCTCCTCCCAGCGTCCCCCACACTGGAgctgctgcccctgcccagccACTGCCCAGCCTCCACACAGACGGGCatagtgagaaaaaaaagaaaaaagaggagaaagacagagaaagagacagaggagaaaag CCTAAAAAGAAGAACATGTCAGCCTACCAGGTGTTCTGTAAAGAGTATCGCGTAACCATCGTGGCTGACCATCCGGGTATAG ATTTTGGGGAACTTAGTAAAAAACTGGCTGAGGTGTGGAAGCAATTGCCAGAAAAGGACAAACTG ATTTGGAAGCAAAAAGCTCAGTATCTGCAACACAAACAGAACAAAGCAGAAGCTACAACTGTGAAAAGAAAAGCATCCTGCTCAGAAGTCCCCGTGAAAGTGAAAG CTTCCTCTGCAGGAGTACTGTCACCCCAAAAGAAATCCCCGCCCACTACCTTGCTGTTGCCGTCCTCTCCAGCCAAAGCCCCTGAGACAGAGCCCATTGATGTCGCTGCTCATCTACAGCTGCTGGGAGAGTCCCTAAGCCTCATCGGACACCGCCTGCAGGAAACTGAG GGCATGGTGGCCGTGTCCGGCAGCTTGTCAGTGCTTCTGGATTCCATTATCTGTGCGCTTGGCCCCTTGGCCTGTCTGACCACACAACTACCTGAACTGAACGGCTGTCCCAAGCAGGTCTTG TCAAACACACTAGACAACATTGCTTACATCATGCCTGGACTGTGA
- the HMGXB4 gene encoding HMG domain-containing protein 4 isoform X2: MDLLKAITSPLATGSKPSKKTGEKSSSSSSHSESKKEHHRKKVSGSSGELSLEDGGSHKSKKMKPLYVNTETLTLREPDGLKMKLILSPKEKGSSSVDEEPFQYPSQQATVKKSSKKSARDEQGALFLGHELQSFLKTARKKHKSSSDPHSSPGPEACGADGSQFPESHSANLDLSGLEPILVESDSSSGGELEAGELVIDDSYREVKKKKKSKKSKKKKDKEKHKEKRHSKSKRSSGLAAAAVGEVAVAPGPPPSVPHTGAAAPAQPLPSLHTDGHSEKKKKKEEKDRERDRGEKPKKKNMSAYQVFCKEYRVTIVADHPGIDFGELSKKLAEVWKQLPEKDKLIWKQKAQYLQHKQNKAEATTVKRKASCSEVPVKVKASSAGVLSPQKKSPPTTLLLPSSPAKAPETEPIDVAAHLQLLGESLSLIGHRLQETEGMVAVSGSLSVLLDSIICALGPLACLTTQLPELNGCPKQVLSNTLDNIAYIMPGL, translated from the exons ATGGACCTGTTGAAAGCCATCACTTCCCCATTGGCCACAGGCTCCAAGCCCTCCAAAAAGACGGGGGAGAAATCCTCTAGTTCTTCAAGTCATTCAGAGAGTAAAAAGGAACACCACAGGAAGAAAGTAAGCGGAAGCAGTGGGGAGCTGTCCCTGGAGGATGGTGGTTCCCACaaatcaaaaaaaatgaaaccgcTCTATGTGAATACGGAGACACTGACCCTCCGCGAGCCCGATGGCTTAAAGATGAAACTGATTCTCTCACCAAAGGAGAAGGGAAGCAGCTCGGTTGATGAGGAGCCTTTTCAGTACCCCTCTCAGCAAGCGACTGTGAAAAAATCCTCTAAGAAATCAGCTCGGGATGAGCAAGGTGCTTTATTCCTAGGTCACGAGTTACAGAGCTTTCTGAAAACAGCCCGGAAGAAGCACAAGTCCTCCTCAGACCCACATTCCTCTCCCGGCCCCGAAGCCTGTGGGGCGGATGGCTCCCAGTTCCCAGAATCCCACAGTGCTAACCTTGATCTTTCAGGACTTGAACCTATTCTAGTAGAATCGGACTCGTCCTCTGGTGGGGAGCTAGAGGCTGGGGAGTTAGTCATCGACGACTCTTACCGGGaagtcaagaagaaaaagaagtccaagaagagcaaaaagaagaagGACAAGGAGAAGCATAAAGAGAAGCGGCACTCCAAGTCCAAGAGAAGTTCAGGCCTTGCAGCTGCCGCCGTGGGGGAAGTCGCGGTGGCACCTGGCCCTCCTCCCAGCGTCCCCCACACTGGAgctgctgcccctgcccagccACTGCCCAGCCTCCACACAGACGGGCatagtgagaaaaaaaagaaaaaagaggagaaagacagagaaagagacagaggagaaaag CCTAAAAAGAAGAACATGTCAGCCTACCAGGTGTTCTGTAAAGAGTATCGCGTAACCATCGTGGCTGACCATCCGGGTATAG ATTTTGGGGAACTTAGTAAAAAACTGGCTGAGGTGTGGAAGCAATTGCCAGAAAAGGACAAACTG ATTTGGAAGCAAAAAGCTCAGTATCTGCAACACAAACAGAACAAAGCAGAAGCTACAACTGTGAAAAGAAAAGCATCCTGCTCAGAAGTCCCCGTGAAAGTGAAAG CTTCCTCTGCAGGAGTACTGTCACCCCAAAAGAAATCCCCGCCCACTACCTTGCTGTTGCCGTCCTCTCCAGCCAAAGCCCCTGAGACAGAGCCCATTGATGTCGCTGCTCATCTACAGCTGCTGGGAGAGTCCCTAAGCCTCATCGGACACCGCCTGCAGGAAACTGAG GGCATGGTGGCCGTGTCCGGCAGCTTGTCAGTGCTTCTGGATTCCATTATCTGTGCGCTTGGCCCCTTGGCCTGTCTGACCACACAACTACCTGAACTGAACGGCTGTCCCAAGCAGGTCTTG TCAAACACACTAGACAACATTGCTTACATCATGCCTGGACTGTGA